The Etheostoma spectabile isolate EspeVRDwgs_2016 unplaced genomic scaffold, UIUC_Espe_1.0 scaffold405, whole genome shotgun sequence genome includes a region encoding these proteins:
- the LOC116686621 gene encoding LOW QUALITY PROTEIN: AT-rich interactive domain-containing protein 5B (The sequence of the model RefSeq protein was modified relative to this genomic sequence to represent the inferred CDS: deleted 2 bases in 1 codon; substituted 1 base at 1 genomic stop codon) has translation MEHNAIQWLGAPSCQRGSYAFYKSVSSRARPDGPVEVWRLGEFYFIRCGPQDPVCIAEVTLLWEDKAQRHLLASARLYFLPEDTPKGRTREHGEDEVLAVSRKVVLRVEDLVHWACAEPRRGAGPEAVAGKPTASTLKSRRASSRSRQEGQXTPRRHGIKILSYPQYCRFRSLQRRLQDGARGPGLQDPHLLALGGVRAGPSTRLMYCRDTFTHPTLESSTHFSWQFRCPSFSLRGRPRKRRGRDGKDSPNSSQSESWIERMKENVMGSVEVGCEGSWLPHPEEQLFLDQLFSYMERLGSPIHKVPNLGFKKIDLFLMYSVVKRLGGYKKVSDIGRLWKIVYNELGGCPGSTSAATCTRRHYERLMLPYEEHLRAAGAEFKIPESPMPPKPRGIRGRKPLQRGRKPGSKAKDKKLTTPAAPACTMENPNGSVAVKRGRGRPPGTRNKATLIAQAKLVAQQQAKARAAAESQLHSPPLPGRVGGGPTPSTTPRPIQPAILPVNMPLTPDLSPMSAPFLPFQPRPKELKPGRGESGAPGVVLSTLPRHFVGGPLGGFSPIKGVCPLDVFRNRISLQRGPESPALTPQDPTQHHPTIYTLQPKIGSPDTSHPGGDQLQPQLHPLHQQHNHCSGCNVDEAAQRGGNRDARNRPPLPPLRVLPLNLDCSVQVCQLMRTRLGSSQFQTFTRRLSEALSQDLSPKPPCSPITPPPEQALPLNLSKRFAAKRPSTEGPEAGLAAINGSTDQPPSKRPRLGCTEQAEDFGPGSRPSSAGSEGAEEQDVEMKNQEEPADLSSPSRIRAFLLGLPPFQVKFEEDLNGTRFGKFLPPESMAETQRTETETGEGGVAVKKEVKEEVVEIERCETERSQKLQMSDQQEKDLTRLSGPGPAELKRAGPSNTESHCF, from the exons TGGTTGGGTGCCCCCTCCTGCCAGCGAGGCAGCTACGCCTTCTACAAGTCGGTGAGCAGCAGAGCTCGACCCGACGGGCCCGTGGAGGTGTGGAGGCTCGGGGAGTTCTACTTCATCCGTTGTGGGCCCCAGGACCCCGTGTGCATCGCAGAG GTGACGTTACTCTGGGAGGACAAAGCGCAGCGCCACCTGCTGGCCAGCGCCAGGCTCTACTTCCTGCCCGAGGACACGCCGAAGGGCCGGACCCGGGAGCACGGAGAG GATGAAGTTTTGGCGGTGTCCAGGAAGGTGGTGCTGCGGGTGGAGGACCTGGTGCAT TGGGCGTGTGCCGAGCCGCGGCGTGGAGCGGGACCTGAAGCCGTTGCCGGCAAACCAACGGCCTCCACACTAAAGTCTCGCAGAGCATCGAGCCGCTCGAGACAAGAAGGACAGTAAACCCCCCGA CGGCACGGCATCAAGATCCTCAGCTACCCGCAGTACTGCCGCTTCCGCTCCCTGCAGAGACGCCTCCAGGACGGGGCCAGGGGCCCGGGGCTGCAGGACCCCCACCTGCTGGCCCTGGGGGGCGTCAGGGCCGGGCCCAGCACCCGGCTGATGTACTGCAGGGACACCTTCACCCACCCGACGCTGGAGAGCAGCACCCACTTCTCCTGGCAGTTCA GATGTCCGTCTTTTAGTCTTCGAGGGCGACCTCGCAAGAGGAGAGGCCGAGACGGGAAAGACTCCCCCAactccagccaatcagagtcctGGATCGAGCGGATGAAG GAGAACGTGATGGGCAGCGTGGAGGTGGGGTGTGAGGGCAGCTGGCTCCCCCACCCCGAGGAGCAGCTGTTCCTGGATCAGCTGTTCTCCTACATGGAGCGCCTCGGCTCGCCCATCCACAAGGTCCCCAACCTGGGCTTCAAGAAga TTGACCTCTTCCTCATGTACTCGGTGGTCAAGCGGCTCGGCGGCTACAAGAAGGTGA gtGACATTGGACGTCTCTGGAAAATAGTTTATAACGAGCTGGGAGGATGCCCCGGCAGCACCAGCGCTGCTACCTGCACCAGGAGACACTACGAGAG GCTCATGCTTCCTTACGAGGAGCACCTCAGAGCGGCAGGAGCCGAATTCAAAATCCCAGAATCCCCCATGCCTCCGAAACCCAGAGGGATAAGAGGAAGGAAACCACTCCAGAGAGGCAGAAAACCCGGATCCAAAGCCAAGGACAAGAAGCTGACAACCCCGGCTGCTCCTGCTTGTACT ATGGAGAACCCCAACGGCAGCGTGGCGGTGAAGAGAGGCCGAGGCCGGCCGCCGGGCACCCGCAACAAGGCCACGCTGATCGCCCAGGCCAAGCTGGTGGCCCAGCAGCAGGCCAAAGCCCGAGCAGCAGCCGAGTCCCAGCTGCACAGTCCTCCGCTTCCAGGCCGAGTCGGAGGGGGACCGACCCCCAGCACCACGCCCAGG CCCATCCAGCCGGCTATCCTCCCTGTCAACATGCCCCTCACCCCCGACCTCTCCCCCATGTCCGCCCCCTTCCTCCCCTTCCAGCCCAGACCGAAGGAGCTGAAGCCGGGCAGAGGGGAGTCTGGGGCTCCGGGCGTGGTCCTCTCCACTCTGCCTCGCCACTTCGTCGGGGGACCTCTGGGCGGCTTCAGTCCCATCAAGGGAGTCTGTCCTCTAGATGTCTTCAGGAACCGCATCAGCCTCCAGAGAGGCCCGGAGAGCCCAGCCCTGACGCCCCAGGACCCGACCCAGCACCATCCGACCATCTACACCCTCCAGCCCAAAATTGGAAGCCCGGATACGTCTCATCCCGGCGGGGACCAGCTTCAGCCTCAGCTCCACCCGCTCCACCAGCAGCACAACCACTGCTCCGGGTGTAATGTGGACGAGGCGGCCCAGAGAGGGGGCAATCGGGACGCCAGGAACCGGCCTCCATTGCCCCCTCTCCGGGTCCTGCCTTTAAACCTGGACTGCAGCGTTCAGGTGTGCCAGCTGATGAGGACTCGTCTGGGCTCGTCCCAGTTCCAGACCTTCACTCGCCGACTGTCTGAGGCTCTGTCCCAGGACCTGAGCCCCAAGCCCCCCTGCTCGCCCATCACCCCTCCCCCCGAGCAGGCGCTGCCTCTCAACCTCAGCAAGCGCTTCGCGGCCAAGAGACCCAGCACAGAGGGGCCAGAGGCGGGCCTGGCAGCGATCAACGGGAGCACGGATCAACCCCCATCCAAGAGACCCAGACTGGGCTGCACGGAGCAGGCCGAGGATTTCGGCCCGGGCAGCCGGCCCAGCTCTGCGGGAAGTGAAGGAGCAGAAGAGCAGGATGTGGAGATGAAGAACCAGGAGGAACCCGCAGACCTGAGCTCCCCCAGCCGGATCAGGGCCTTCCTGCTCGGGCTGCCCCCCTTCCAGGTGAAATTCGAGGAGGATCTGAACGGGACGAGGTTTGGGAAATTTCTTCCTCCAGAATCTATGGCAGAAACCCAGAGGAccgagacagagacaggagagggaggagtggcggtaaagaaagaagtaaaggaggaggtggtggaaaTAGAGCGATGTGAAACTGAGAGAAGCCAGAAACTACAGATGTCGGACCAGCAGGAGAAAGATCTCACCCGCCTCTCTGGTCCCGGTCCTGCAGAGCTGAAAAGAGCCGGGCCCTCAAACACTGAGTCACACTGTTTTTAG